A stretch of DNA from Desmospora activa DSM 45169:
TCTTCCGCCGATAAAAAGACACGCTCGACGTTCATCTGCAACCGATGGGCATCCCATTTTCCGTGAACGGTGATCGTTTGCCCCGGCATCAGTTTATTTTTGAGGAAATGCTGGTTAAACCACACAAGGGATACCGTCACCCCTTGTACCTGCATACGACAGGTAAGACGGGATTTTTTCTTGCCGTACCAGCGTGTGCTGGGGGTGCCAAACAGCGTCCCCTGAAGCGTAATTTTCTCGTCATGGGCGGCTTCCGTCAAATCGGCGAGGCGAAAATCTTCGTACCGATATGGAAAATAGGCAAACAGATCGGCGACGGAATGAATCCCAAGTGATGCTAAATCCTTAGCCCGTTTGCTCCCGACTCCCTCAACTTCAGTTACCGCTGTTGCATCCAGATTCATTCGTTATTGGGCTGCCCGAAGATCTTGCGCTCCAATGCGCGACCGGTCGGGGTTGCCGCCAACCCTCCCAATGCGGTTTCCTTTAAACTGTTGGGCATGTTTTGCCCGATTTGATACATCGCCCCAATCACCTCATCAGGGGGAATCACACTCGTCACACCGGCCATCGCCATATCAGCCGCCACCATGGCAATGGCCCCACCCATGGCGTTTCGTTTGACACAAGGCGCTTCCACCAACCCCGCCACTGGATCGCACACCAAGCCCAGCATATTTTTTAGGGCGATCGCCACCGCATTGGCTGACATCGACGGGGTTCCCCCTGCCATCTCCACCATCGCCGCTGCAGTCATCGCCGTCGCTGAACCCACTTCTGCCTGACAACCGCCGGCAGCTCCGGAAATAAAGGCGTTGTTGGCGATACAGTATCCAATCGCGCCACTGACAAACAGCGCCCGCACCATCGTTTCACGGTCAGAATTTAACCGCTCCGCCGCACTGAAGAGACAGCCTGGCAAAATTCCGCATGCGCCCGCCGTCGGCGTTGCCACCACCGTTCCCATAGCGGCATTGGTTTCCGATACCGCCGTTGCACGGGAAACAGTATCCAGCACCGCTTTTCCCGACAATAACACCGGTGCCTCTTCCATATGGCGACGAATTTTTGCGGCATCACCACCGGACAACCCGCTATGGGAATGAATTCCCTTTAATCCTTTATGAACAGCTTTCTCCATCACATCTAGATTTTTTTCCATCTGGCTAAACACGTCTGCGCGGGATTTCGCAAACGTTTCCATCTCTTTTTGGATCATCACTTCTGAGA
This window harbors:
- the sdaAA gene encoding L-serine ammonia-lyase, iron-sulfur-dependent, subunit alpha, giving the protein MDFRTVAELVELAETEGLSISEVMIQKEMETFAKSRADVFSQMEKNLDVMEKAVHKGLKGIHSHSGLSGGDAAKIRRHMEEAPVLLSGKAVLDTVSRATAVSETNAAMGTVVATPTAGACGILPGCLFSAAERLNSDRETMVRALFVSGAIGYCIANNAFISGAAGGCQAEVGSATAMTAAAMVEMAGGTPSMSANAVAIALKNMLGLVCDPVAGLVEAPCVKRNAMGGAIAMVAADMAMAGVTSVIPPDEVIGAMYQIGQNMPNSLKETALGGLAATPTGRALERKIFGQPNNE